A genomic window from Arvicola amphibius chromosome 5, mArvAmp1.2, whole genome shotgun sequence includes:
- the Epb42 gene encoding protein 4.2 → MGQALGIKSCDLKAAENNEEHHTKALSSRRLVLRRGQSFTITLNFRAPVHKFLSALKKVALVAQTGEHPSKANKTQAIFPISSLGDQKGWSAAVEERSAQNWTISVTTPVDAVIGHYSLLLQVLGRKQYPLGQFTLLFNPWNRDDAVFLQNEAQRTEYLLNQNGFIYLGTADCIQEEPWDFGQFESDVMDLSLDLLSVDKQVEKWSQPAHVACVVGTLLHALRKKSVLPISQTHAAQEGTLLYKRRGSVPVLRQWLTGQGRPVYESQAWVFTAVACTVLRCLGIPARVVTTFPSAQGTRGSLLVDEYYNEEGLQNGEGQMGRIWIFQTSVECWMNRPDLSQGYDGWQILHPKAPNGVGALGSCSLVPVRAVKEGELQLDPAVLDLFAAVNARCVVWKCCEDGTLELTQSSKKNVGDSISTKVVGSDRCEDVTQNYKYPEGSPEEKEVLERVQKERRKRWKEKGMCPPSPEPVDPLYLFLDTPSSLPLRGNGQVSVTLINPTDQEKEVHLVIRAQAVYYNGVFATDLWRQKESFRLRTNQVLKISTNLSFSNFKQDPPENSFVRVTAMATHSPTSLSRFAQEDVAIGRPNLIIEMPERAEQYQPLTVTVRMKNSLDCPMQDCIISILGRGLIHREKRYRLGSVWPGSSLCTQFQFIPTHLGLQRLTVEVDCDVFQNLTGYGSVLVVAPQVSV, encoded by the exons ATGGGACAAG CTCTGGGTATCAAGAGCTGTGACTTAAAGGCAGCAGAAAACAATGAGGAGCATCACACCAAAGCCCTCAGCTCCCGGCGCCTGGTTTTGAGGAGGGGACAGTCCTTCACTATCACCCTGAACTTCCGTGCCCCAGTCCACAAATTTCTGAGTGCCCTGAAGAAAGTGGCTCTCGTGGCACAAACTG GAGAGCATCCTTCCAAGGCCAACAAGACTCAAGCCATATTCCCAATTTCCTCTTTGGGGGACCAAAAAGGATGGAGTGCAGCAGTGGAAGAAAGAAGTGCCCAGAACTGGACCATCTCCGTGACCACACCCGTGGATGCTGTCATTGGCCACTACTCACTCCTGCTTCAGGTTTTAGGCAGGAAACAATACCCCCTGGGCCAATTCACACTGCTTTTTAATCCCTGGAATAGAG ATGATGCCGTGTTTCTTCAGAATGAGGCTCAACGCACTGAATACTTACTGAACCAAAATGGCTTTATCTATCTGGGCACGGCTGACTGCATTCAGGAGGAGCCCTGGGACTTTGGTCAG TTTGAGAGCGATGTCATGGACCTCAGTCTGGACTTATTGAGTGTGGACAAGCAAGTGGAGAAGTGGAGCCAGCCTGCACATGTGGCCTGTGTGGTGGGCACCTTG CTGCATGCTCTCAGGAAGAAGAGTGTCCTGCCTATTTCACAGACCCACGCTGCCCAGGAAGGGACCTTACTGTACAAGCGACGGGGCAGTGTGCCCGTACTGCGGCAGTGGCTCACCGGCCAAGGACGACCTGTGTATGAAAGTCAGGCCTGGGTGTTCACTGCTGTTGCTTGCACAG TGCTACGTTGCCTGGGAATCCCAGCACGCGTCGTTACCACATTTCCTTCAGCCCAGGGTACCCGTGGGAGCCTGCTGGTGGATGAATACTACAATGAGGAGGGGCTCCAGAATGGAGAAGGACAGATGGGCCGTATCTG GATCTTCCAAACTTCTGTAGAATGCTGGATGAACAGACCTGATTTGTCCCAGGGTTATGACGGATGGCAGATTCTGCACCCAAAAGCTCCTAACGGAGTTGGAG CCCTAGGATCCTGCAGTCTGGTCCCAGTCAGGGCAGTCAAGGAGGGGGAACTGCAGCTGGATCCAGCGGTATTAGATCTTTTTGCTGCGGTAAATGCCAGGTGTGTGGTCTGGAAGTGCTGTGAAGATGGGACCCTGGAACTGACCCAGTCCAGCAAAAAGAATGTGGGTGATAGCATCAGCACCAAGGTCGTGGGCAGTGACCGCTGCGAAGACGTCACCCAGAACTACAAGTATCCTGAAG GGTCCCCTGAAGAAAAAGAGGTCCTGGAAAGagtccagaaagaaagaaggaaacgcTGGAAAGAGAAAGGCATGTGTCCACCGAGTCCTGAGCCTGTTGACCCTCTGTACCTGTTCTTGGACACACCTAGCTCTCTCCCTTTGAGAGGGAATGGCCAAGTCTCAGTGACCCTGATTAACCCCACCGACCAGGAGAAGGAGGTTCACCTGGTGATTAGGGCCCAGGCTGTGTACTACAATGGAGTCTTTGCTACTGatctctggaggcagaaggagtcCTTCAGGCTTCGAACCAACCAAG TGCTGAAAATATCCACCAACCTGTCCTTCTCCAATTTTAAGCAAGACCCACCGGAGAACAGCTTCGTCAGAGTCACAGCCATGGCAACACACTCTCCCACCAGCCTCAGCCGCTTTGCTCAGGAAGATGTAGCCATTGGTAGACCGAATCTTATCATCGAG ATGCCAGAGCGAGCAGAACAGTACCAGCCTCTCACTGTCACAGTCCGTATGAAGAACTCCTTAGACTGCCCCATGCAGGACTGCATCATCTCCATCCTTGGAAGGGGACTCATTCATAGAGAGAAGCGATATAG gtTGGGTTCCGTGTGGCCAGGGAGCTCCCTGTGTACTCAGTTCCAGTTCATACCGACGCATCTGGGGCTCCAGAGACTCACTGTGGAAGTAGACTGTGACGTGTTCCAGAACCTGACAGGCTACGGAAGTGTCCTGGTGGTGGCTCCCCAAGTGTCTGTTTAA
- the Ccndbp1 gene encoding cyclin-D1-binding protein 1 — MASSAAAAPFLAPPLEQLRHLAAELRSLLPLVRVGEAQETTEEFNREMFWRRLNEAAVNVSEEAKILTILFSRLPLPSPRESQRICEQIHAAIEEIIAVYYSLPKDQGITLRKLVRSATLDIVDGMAQLLEVLVSPSPSTENSDLISCNSVSVACQQVPEIPKDNKAAALLTLTKSVDFVKDAHEEMEQAVEECDPYCGLLNDSEDDSDSHNDEDGVVGLPSNRDSYWSEEDQELIAPCLALVKASRASLKKIRILVAENGKKDQVAQLDDIVDICDEISPSVDDLVLSIYPPVCHLTVRINSAKLVSVLIKALEITKASHVTPQPEDSWIPLLINAVDHCMNRVKELTQHAAEL; from the exons ATGGCGAGCTCGGCAGCCGCAGCCCCTTTCCTTGCTCCGCCTCTGGAGCAGCTCCGGCACTTAGCAGCGGAGCTGCGGTCGCTTCTGCCTCTAGTGCGGG TCGGCGAAGCCCAGGAGACAACCGAGGAATTTAATCGAGAGATGTTTTGGAGAAGACTTA ATGAGGCAGCAGTGAACGTGTCAGAGGAAGCCAAGATTCTGACCATACTGTTTTCCCGACTTCCACTGCCATCTCCACGG GAAAGCCAGAGGATCTGTGAGCAAATCCATGCTGCCATCGAGGAAATTATCGCAGTATATTATTCACTTCCTAAGGATCAGG GAATCACCCTGAGGAAGCTGGTGCGGAGTGCTACTCTGGACATTGTGGATGGCATGGCTCAGCTCCTGGAAGTGCTTGTCTCTCCATCTCCAAG CACTGAGAACAGTGACCTTATTTCCTGCAATAGTGTCTCGGTAGCATGCCAACAGGTGCCTGAGATTCCAAAAG ATAACAAAGCCGCAGCCCTGCTGACTCTGACAAAGAGTGTGGATTTTGTGAAAGACGCACATGAAGAAATGGAGCAG GCTGTAGAAGAATGTGACCCCTACTGTGGCCTCCTGAATGATTCTGAGGACGACTCTGACAGCCACAATGATGAGGATGGTGTAGTAGGGCTTCCAAGCAACCGGGACTCATACTGGTCAGAGGAAGATCAGGAGCTCATAGCCCCGTGCCTTGCATTGGTGAAAGCATCCAGAGCTTCCCTCAAGAAAATCCGGATCTTAGTGGCTGAGAATGGGAAGAAGGATCAGGTGGCCCAGCTGGATGACATCGTGGATATTTGTGATGAGATCAGTCCCAG TGTGGATGATTTAGTTCTGAGCATATATCCACCTGTGTGTCACCTCACTGTGCGGATCAAT tcTGCAAAATTGGTGTCTGTTTTAATAAAGGCACTTGAAATTACAAA AGCCAGTCATGTGACCCCCCAGCCAGAAGACAGCTGGATCCCTTTACTCATTAATGCCGTTGATCATTGCATGAACAGAGTTAAGGAGCTCACTCAGCATGCAGCTGAGTTATGA